The DNA window CGGTGGCTTGTTTGCCATCGCTGCAGCAGTGTTGGGCGGCGAAAATGGTCCCGGTCCGGTGGCCCGGGGTTGTTCGCCGTATTGACGATCTTGCTATTGGCATGATCAGCCTGGTGCCTTACGTCGGTTTTATCGTCTTGCTGGTCTTCATGTGCATCGAGGGCACGCCCGGCCCGAACGAATACGGCGAGAATCCGAGCAGTAATCTGCAATACACGTGATTGAAAGACGGCTCAGGGGTTTCCATGTGCCGTTGTCTTTCCGTCGTATCGTTACTACGTTGCGCTAGTGATCGCGGGGCGCGGGCCATCACGTGCGGTTTAGAGTGGCTAACAAAACGTAGCAATCGGTCGCCAGGTGGGTGCGGACGGTGCAGAGCAACCGCAAAGTGCACGTGGTACATGCCGATTTCGAGCACCGGCTGCGCCAGCGTGGCGGTGAGCGCAGTCGTTTTGTTAGCCGCTCTTAGAGCGGCTAACAAAACGTAGCGAGCAGTCGTCAAGTGGGTGCGGACGGCGCGCAGGAACCGGAGTGTACGCGTGGTACATGCCAATTCCGAGCACCGGCCGCGCCCGCCTGGCGGTGAGCGCAGTCGTTTTGTTAGCCGCTCTTAATCTGTTAGCGCACCATTTCAATGACGGCAAAGTGCGGACTTTAGCGGCGTCGCAACATCGAAATGGCGCGCAGCGAATGCACTTGGCGATGTGCAATGCATCTATGGAAGCTTTGAACAACTCCTCCATGGGCCTTCGATCAACAACCAAGGCGATTGCTGCTATGCGTAAGTGCTTAATTTTCAGTATGAACAATCGCCGCGTTTGAGCAATATTCCAAGTTCACTCGCTACGCCGTGAGTTGTTCAAAAGTTCCCTGGAGCCAGATCAACGCTCGCTCAGCAAGCCGCCGCGCGATGCGCCGGGCTGGAACTGACGGCCTTGATCATCGTCACTGCATCCTTGTCGTGCGCGGACAGTTCCAGCTTGTAGCCGTGCGAATACACAGTTCTGATGCGCACCGCTCCGCTGTGATTGCATAGCTGCAATTTCTTGCGCAGCTTGTAGATGTGCTGCTCCATGGTGCGGTCTGTGAACTCGGTGTGACTACCCCATACTGCCTTGGCCAGTTGGCAGCGGCGAAAGCACACGCCGGGGCTGGAAAACAGCAGCCATGCAATCGAGAACTCACGCGCAGTCAGGACGATCGGCTTGCCGTGCAGATACACGGTGTTTTCGTCACGTATCAACTGGTACGGACCAAGGCTGAGATGCTGTGTTTCCGGGCAAGCCTGCGCCACCGGCGAAATCGCCAAGGCTGCGCGCACATGCAGTTCGTGCGAATTGAATGGCAGCGCGAGCACGTCCTGCGCGCCTGCGCGATACCAAGCCAGAATGTCGTTGGCGCAATCGAAACGTCCCAGCACGATCAGCGGCGTGGGATGACCACTATGGCAGTGCTGCCAAGCCAGCACAGAGCTGTCGTCGGATGCAACACAGGTCGCATCGAAGATCAGCAGCTCGCAAGCCGAATGCCGCAGCGAGCGCAGGAGCTCAAGTTCATCGGAGAACACCGAAAAACTCGGTGGAAGCGGTGCAAGGCTGGCGTTGACCTGCGATGCCAGACGCGCGTCCTGCGTCAACAGGAAAGCAGATCCGTGCTGGTTGGGCGGATTGCCGTACATCAGCCGGCCTTCCCATGACGGCATACACACCAGTCGTAGGTCGGATGCCTATGACCGGCGACCGGTGCCAATACAAAACCTATATGTAGAGATAAGTGCATTGCCAGACCTTTCGGCTGCCGGGGGGGGGGGTGACCATTATCATGACGAATGGTATGTACCATTGCAGAGCCAGAAAGTTGCATCGTTGCGCACGTTTCTTCGGATTTGCGTAGGTTGGCTTTAACCTGCGCTCATCTAGGCGTAACAGAGCTCTTACAGTTCAAGCATGCATGTCTGTGACAGCAGCATAGGGACTGCCACGGGCACACACGGCCCTGATGACCCAGGGAAGCTCTGAACAACTCATGACGTGGCGAGTGAACTTGGAATGTTGCTCAAACGCAACGATCTTCCATTCTGAAAATCAAGCACTTAGGCATATCGGCGATTGCCTCAATTGTTGCTCGAAAGCGCATGGAAGAGTTGTTCAAAGCTTTCCTTGTGCTACATCGTTACGCGCACGGAGCCAATGGGTAGAGAGGTCTAGACCAATCTATTGCGATTCATGTCTGTATGGATCGCGCTTGGAATATGTCGATCAGAATGAACGGCGCGCTATGCCTGCGATTACAGGGCTGAAGAAATGGGGGTAGCTCTCATGACGTTCAGGCAGTCAGTCCCATGACAGAGGTCGACAACGGTCAATGTGCGGGGAAGCTGCGCGTTCGCAGACGTTGCCCGATTGCACCAGTGCTTTTGCGGAAATCGCTTAGATCAATACTCAATCGAATGGCGTGGTGTGTCCTGCGCATGACAACGCCGACGGTATGCAAAAACTTCCCTCGATGCACGCAACGTACGATGCGCACGTTTGAGGGCAGAGTGAGATTTTTTGATTTTCTCAGTGTCTTAAAGTGAGAAATTCCATTGGATCGGCTGCATACAATCATTCACGCCAGCCAGAACGGCGTTTGTTGTCTTTTGCTCCGCCCCTCATTAAAGAGAGAGACCTGGCATGATCCTTTCCACCTACTTCGCAGCGATCTCTGCGTTGTCGTACGCAGAACATCTCCCTATCTATACGAGCAGGATGTTGGTTGGTGCTTGGCCTCAAGGACTGCAGCATCTCCAACAGCGTCGAGACGGGCAGGGCGCCTCGGATGCCGCTGACGACGGGGTCAGCCTGTTCGGCGCAAGCGGCGATGCGCTGCTGATCCTGGAGTATCAAGAAGAGGCTGAAGATGCATACCGGCATGCCTTGAAGGCGATGCGCGGGCATCAGCGGCAATTGCGTTTGCTGTCGTGCCGTAATACCGCTTGGTTGATGCTGAGTCAGCGGCGGCTGAGCGCCGCGTTGAACTGCTTTGCGCAGTTGGCAATGGATCGCGAGACGCCGCCCACCCTCTGCGGCGAAAGTCTGTTGGGCAAGGCGCTGACTCACTTCCACCTGGGCCAGAGCACGCTCGCGTTGCAGACCTTGGAGCGTGCCAACGAAGTGCTGGCCGAATTGGAGAGCGGTGCCGCCGACTGGCTGCGGATCGCTACGGCGCTGCGCCTGGACATGATTGCGCAGCTGCGCATCCGCCGCACTGACCGCATGAGCGACCACGTGTTCTGGCAGGCCACGCTGCGCCAGGAAGATACAGCGCATGCGTTTGAGCCCAACGAGCTGCGCGCCTGTATCGCCGATCTGGCTGAGAGCATGCCGGTGGTTGCACAGCGCATGCGGCACGTGCGCAATCTGCTGCGGATTGCCGGCGGCGATACCTTCGGCTTCGATGCGCAGATCGATGCGCTGCCGGCCGCGGCGACCGGCTGCCCGCCGTGCGCCCGACAGGACGCGCAGGTGGAACTGGCGCTCGCCGCGTTGGCGGTGGGACGTGCCGATCTGGCCGAGCGCGCCCTGGCCGGTGCCGGCCGGCATCATGCGCCGCGCTGGAATCTGGAATTCGAGTATTGCCAGGCCAAGATCAGCCAAGCGATGGGGCGTACCGAACAGGCGCTGTTGCTCTACAACCGTTATGCGCTGGGCGCCGTGCAGTGTCTGCGCAGCGAGGTGCAGGCGCCGCGCCTGCTGGAAAGTGGCACTCCGGCGCATGTCAGCGACGACATTTCTGCACGGTTGCCGGCCAAGTACCGGCGTGCTTACAGCTACATGATCACTAACGCGCACCGCTCGGATCTGTCGATCAATGAAGTGGCCGCGCAGATCGGGGTCACCGGGCGCGCGCTGCAGCAGGCGTTCAAGTCCGCTACCGGGCTGTCGCCGACCCAGGTGCTGCGCCGTTACCGGATGCAGAGCATCCGCGACGAGCTGCTGGCCGAAGGCGGCTGCGGCAGCGTGTTGCAGGCGGCCAGCCGTTGGGGCGTCGGGAGCCGCTCGGCGCTGGCCAAGGGTTACCGCCAACACTTTAACGAGGCGCCGATGGAAACCTTGCAGCGCTAGCCGTTTCGCGCCACGGCCCCGCAGTGACGTCGTCGTGGCGTATCGTTGTTCAGTGAAGTGACTCAGTCGTCGGCTTCCTCCAGCGCAGGGCAGGATTCCAAGAGTGCGAGGTGCGTGCGAGGTGGCTTGCGGCTATCCTCTTCTGCCCGCACTGCCGCGCGGAAGGCGCGTTCCGAAGATCGGCATGGCCGCCGAGGAAACGACGACCGATCATGCAAGAGCATATCCCCTGGGACGCGGATGCTTCGCAGGTCCGCCGCGCAGGCGTCGTCTGAATGGATTGATGTCCGCCCTCAGTAAACATCCGTAACCCACACCGGTGGTCGCGTTGCGCGAGTTGGTGCAGAACACGCACGACTCGATCCTGCGTCTCCGCATGGAGCAACCAGATTGGCAGGGCGAATCGCGCATCCAAGTGCACGCCGATTCCGTCCAGGGCATCGTGCGGATCATCGACACCGGCGCCGGGCTGACCCAGCAGGAAATCCACAATTACCTGGCGACCGTGGACGCGGGCCTACCCCCGTGGGCTGCGTCAGCGCGAGCACGAAGACAGTGGCCTCATCGGCATGTTCGGGCTGGGGTTTTTTCTGCCTTTGTGCTGGCGTGGCAGGTGACGGTGCGTACCAGGTCGTGCCAGACGCCCGCGCCGGGCCTGCTACATCTCCAGCAATGCCGAGCACTACACGGTCAGCCCGATCCCGGCGCGTGCCCAGATGGGCACCGAAGTGGTACTGGAACACTGCACAACGGTTAGCTGTCGTTGGCGCAGGAAGGGCGGCTGCGCGAGATTCTGTCGCGCTACTGCGCGAGCCGATCTGGATCGGCGCCGACGCGCAGCCGATCAACCCCGTGCCTCCGCCGTGGCGCATGCACGATACGGTGCCATTGCACCCGCTGCAGGCGCGGCATGGCATGGCGTGGCGCGGCGCGGCAGCGCGAGTCCGCCGTGCGTTTCGAGCGCAACTTCGAACCGCTGTGCTGCATGCCTTGTCCGAAGCCCTGGTGCAGGGTCTGGCGGATGTCTCACGTCAGCAGCCCGAGGCATGGCGATGCATTCTGCTGCGCCATAACGAGGCGTTGCCGGGCGCTGTGCTGTGCGATGAGCGTTTGTTCGTGTTGCTGACGAAACACGTGCGGGTGCCGACCTCGCAGGGCGATCTTCCGGCGCAGCAGTTGCCGGCGCGTGGTGCGGTGCATGTGATCGCTGGATAGCGACAGCGGTTTCGAACCAATGCTGTTCCGCGCGATGGGCGTGCCGGTGGCCTACGGAAAGCGCTATGCGGTGGTGCCGTTCCTAATGCCGTTGGCCAACAGCTCAGTGCGACCGGCACGCCCACTATCCATCCAAGTCGTTTCAAGAGAGTTCCCTATGGTCACGGCCTGGCGCAGCACCAGCGGGGACAGCACATCGCGACACGTTGGCATGACGTGTTGCCATGCCAACGGTGCGTCGCGGCATGGCTGTGCGCACTCTGGCGAATTTGCGGGCCGGCGCGTCTGCCACCGCGCTGCAACATTGCGGACATATCGTGCGCGCGAGGTCACGCTGCGCCGACCGACAGCATGCCTATGCCGAACGGATTCGACCTCGCGTCATCACCTCGCATCACCACCCAAGGATCAACCTGTATGTCGTTGTACTTGCCTGCCTCTCCATCGCTGATGTCAACCACGCAGGTCATTCGCCGGC is part of the Xanthomonas fragariae genome and encodes:
- a CDS encoding response regulator transcription factor, which produces MYGNPPNQHGSAFLLTQDARLASQVNASLAPLPPSFSVFSDELELLRSLRHSACELLIFDATCVASDDSSVLAWQHCHSGHPTPLIVLGRFDCANDILAWYRAGAQDVLALPFNSHELHVRAALAISPVAQACPETQHLSLGPYQLIRDENTVYLHGKPIVLTAREFSIAWLLFSSPGVCFRRCQLAKAVWGSHTEFTDRTMEQHIYKLRKKLQLCNHSGAVRIRTVYSHGYKLELSAHDKDAVTMIKAVSSSPAHRAAAC
- a CDS encoding helix-turn-helix transcriptional regulator produces the protein MLVGAWPQGLQHLQQRRDGQGASDAADDGVSLFGASGDALLILEYQEEAEDAYRHALKAMRGHQRQLRLLSCRNTAWLMLSQRRLSAALNCFAQLAMDRETPPTLCGESLLGKALTHFHLGQSTLALQTLERANEVLAELESGAADWLRIATALRLDMIAQLRIRRTDRMSDHVFWQATLRQEDTAHAFEPNELRACIADLAESMPVVAQRMRHVRNLLRIAGGDTFGFDAQIDALPAAATGCPPCARQDAQVELALAALAVGRADLAERALAGAGRHHAPRWNLEFEYCQAKISQAMGRTEQALLLYNRYALGAVQCLRSEVQAPRLLESGTPAHVSDDISARLPAKYRRAYSYMITNAHRSDLSINEVAAQIGVTGRALQQAFKSATGLSPTQVLRRYRMQSIRDELLAEGGCGSVLQAASRWGVGSRSALAKGYRQHFNEAPMETLQR